From a region of the Salvia miltiorrhiza cultivar Shanhuang (shh) unplaced genomic scaffold, IMPLAD_Smil_shh fragScaff_scaffold_156_1, whole genome shotgun sequence genome:
- the LOC131002620 gene encoding chlorophyll synthase, chloroplastic isoform X1 — protein MASLLNSAYSLRLSSNYDAFNSRRNRRLAANPSCISIHKRRLVVRATETDTDKVGATVPDKAPADKGSSFNQILGIKGAKQETDKWKIRVQLMKPVTWPPLVWGVVCGAAASGNFHWTPEDVAKSVVCMLMSGPCLTGYTQTINDWYDREIDAINEPYRPIPSGAVSENEVITQIWVLLLAGLGLAGLLDVWAGHNFPVIFYLAVGGSLLSYIYSAPPLKLKQNGWIGNFALGASYISLPWWAGQALFGTLTPDIIVLTLLYSIAGLGIAIVNDFKSVEGDRKMGLQSLPVAFGSETAKWICVGAIDITQISVAGYLLGSGKPLYALALLGLIAPQVFFQFKYFLKDPVKYDVKYQASAQPFLILGLLVTALATSPSQ, from the exons ATGGCTTCTCTACTCAACTCCGCATATTCACTACGACTATCTTCGAACTATGATGCATTCAATTCCCGGCGAAATCGACGGCTGGCGGCCAATCCGAGCTGTATTTCCATACATA AGCGGAGACTTGTAGTTAGAGCTACTGAGACTGATACAGACAAAG TTGGAGCCACGGTTCCAGATAAGGCACCAGCTGATAAGGGTTCAAGCTTTAATCAAATTCTCGGTATTAAAGGAGCTAAACAAGAAACT GACAAGTGGAAAATTCGAGTTCAGCTGATGAAACCTGTTACATGGCCTCCTCTTGTTTGGGGTGTAGTCTGTGGAGCTGCTGCGTCTG GCAATTTCCACTGGACTCCAGAAGATGTAGCTAAATCAGTAGTCTGTATGCTTATGTCTGGACCTTGTCTAACCGGTTATACACAG ACAATAAATGATTGGTATGATAGAGAGATCGATGCCATCAACGAACCTTATCGTCCAATACCTTCAGGAGCAGTATCTGAGAATGAG GTGATTACACAAATATGGGTGCTGCTCCTGGCAGGCCTTGGGTTGGCTGGTCTGTTAGATGTGTGG GCAGGGCATAATTTCCCAGTGATATTTTACCTTGCCGTTGGCGGATCCTTGTTGTCCTACATATATTCAGCTCCACCCTTAAAG CTCAAACAAAATGGATGGATTGGCAATTTTGCCTTAGGAGCGAGCTACATTAGTTTGCCTTG GTGGGCTGGTCAAGCATTGTTTGGGACCCTTACACCAGACATTATTGTTCTAACACTGCTCTACAGTATAGCTGGT CTGGGCATAGCAATTGTAAATGATTTCAAGAGTGTCGAAGGTGACCGAAAAATGGGACTGCAG TCACTCCCAGTGGCTTTTGGCTCTGAGACTGCAAAATGGATCTGTGTTGGTGCTATTGACATAACTCAGATATCTGTGGCTG GATATCTTCTAGGTTCTGGTAAACCATTGTATGCTTTAGCACTTCTAGGCTTAATTGCCCCCCAAGTCTTTTTCCAG TTCAAGTACTTCCTCAAAGACCCAGTGAAATATGATGTCAAGTATCAG GCTAGTGCACAACCATTTCTTATACTCGGTCTATTAGTCACTGCATTAGCAACTAGCCCTAGCCAATGA
- the LOC131002620 gene encoding chlorophyll synthase, chloroplastic isoform X2, which produces MASLLNSAYSLRLSSNYDAFNSRRNRRLAANPSCISIHKRRLVVRATETDTDKVGATVPDKAPADKGSSFNQILGIKGAKQETDKWKIRVQLMKPVTWPPLVWGVVCGAAASGNFHWTPEDVAKSVVCMLMSGPCLTGYTQTINDWYDREIDAINEPYRPIPSGAVSENEVVLYILSCSLNLSVIAFSIQAGHNFPVIFYLAVGGSLLSYIYSAPPLKLKQNGWIGNFALGASYISLPWWAGQALFGTLTPDIIVLTLLYSIAGLGIAIVNDFKSVEGDRKMGLQSLPVAFGSETAKWICVGAIDITQISVAGYLLGSGKPLYALALLGLIAPQVFFQFKYFLKDPVKYDVKYQASAQPFLILGLLVTALATSPSQ; this is translated from the exons ATGGCTTCTCTACTCAACTCCGCATATTCACTACGACTATCTTCGAACTATGATGCATTCAATTCCCGGCGAAATCGACGGCTGGCGGCCAATCCGAGCTGTATTTCCATACATA AGCGGAGACTTGTAGTTAGAGCTACTGAGACTGATACAGACAAAG TTGGAGCCACGGTTCCAGATAAGGCACCAGCTGATAAGGGTTCAAGCTTTAATCAAATTCTCGGTATTAAAGGAGCTAAACAAGAAACT GACAAGTGGAAAATTCGAGTTCAGCTGATGAAACCTGTTACATGGCCTCCTCTTGTTTGGGGTGTAGTCTGTGGAGCTGCTGCGTCTG GCAATTTCCACTGGACTCCAGAAGATGTAGCTAAATCAGTAGTCTGTATGCTTATGTCTGGACCTTGTCTAACCGGTTATACACAG ACAATAAATGATTGGTATGATAGAGAGATCGATGCCATCAACGAACCTTATCGTCCAATACCTTCAGGAGCAGTATCTGAGAATGAGGTAGTACTTTACATTTTAAGTTGTTCTCTG AATCTTTCTGTAATTGCTTTTTCTATTCAGGCAGGGCATAATTTCCCAGTGATATTTTACCTTGCCGTTGGCGGATCCTTGTTGTCCTACATATATTCAGCTCCACCCTTAAAG CTCAAACAAAATGGATGGATTGGCAATTTTGCCTTAGGAGCGAGCTACATTAGTTTGCCTTG GTGGGCTGGTCAAGCATTGTTTGGGACCCTTACACCAGACATTATTGTTCTAACACTGCTCTACAGTATAGCTGGT CTGGGCATAGCAATTGTAAATGATTTCAAGAGTGTCGAAGGTGACCGAAAAATGGGACTGCAG TCACTCCCAGTGGCTTTTGGCTCTGAGACTGCAAAATGGATCTGTGTTGGTGCTATTGACATAACTCAGATATCTGTGGCTG GATATCTTCTAGGTTCTGGTAAACCATTGTATGCTTTAGCACTTCTAGGCTTAATTGCCCCCCAAGTCTTTTTCCAG TTCAAGTACTTCCTCAAAGACCCAGTGAAATATGATGTCAAGTATCAG GCTAGTGCACAACCATTTCTTATACTCGGTCTATTAGTCACTGCATTAGCAACTAGCCCTAGCCAATGA